Proteins encoded by one window of Salvia splendens isolate huo1 chromosome 5, SspV2, whole genome shotgun sequence:
- the LOC121802921 gene encoding cysteine-rich receptor-like protein kinase 29, whose protein sequence is MGLFSDICGCLRRRLSPAAADSAADVAEDTSDLFYKLETLQIATNFFSELNQLGHGGFGPVYKGLMSNGQEVAVKKLSMNSRQGIREFTNEVKLLLRVQHKNLVMLLGCCAEGPEKMLIYEYLPNKSLDYFLFDKKQSPLLDWSKRFHIVKGIARGLLYLHEEAPERIIHRDIKCSNILLDDRLSPKISDFGLARLFPGDDTHLNTFRISGTHGYMAPEYAIHGYLSVKTDVFSFGVLVLEIVSGRRNHDRFLDAERADLLNYAWRLYEAEKSLHLVDESLDKHSREEAAICIQLGLLCCQASVAERPDMNAVHLMLSSDSFTLPKPGKPGVHGRVGRWTTATSTGFTNNTNGSTTQTAATTKADTTSVYVDEFSRNSISYSSIDEGR, encoded by the exons ATGGGACTGTTTTCCGACATCTGTGGCTGTCTACGCCGACGGTTGAGCCCCGCCGCCGCCGACTCTGCTGCCGACGTGGCGGAGGATACCTCCGATTTGTTCTACAAGCTCGAGACGCTGCAAATCGCCACTAACTTCTTCTCCGAGCTGAATCAGCTTGGCCACGGCGGATTTGGCCCCGTTTACAAG GGATTGATGTCAAATGGTCAAGAAGTTGCTGTAAAAAAGTTATCCATGAATTCAAGACAAGGGATTAGAGAATTCACAAATGAGGTGAAATTGTTGCTAAGGGTTCAGCATAAAAACCTAGTCATGTTGCTTGGATGCTGTGCGGAAGGACCTGAAAAGATGCTTATCTATGAGTATTTGCCCAACAAAAGTCTAGACTACTTTCTTTTTG ATAAGAAACAGTCTCCGCTTCTGGATTGGAGTAAACGATTCCATATAGTAAAAGGGATTGCACGAGGTCTTCTCTACTTGCATGAAGAGGCCCCTGAAAGGATAATTCACAGAGACATAAAGTGCAGTAACATATTACTCGATGATCGGTTAAGCCCCAAAATCTCAGATTTTGGTCTGGCAAGGTTGTTTCCAGGGGACGACACTCATTTGAACACATTCCGGATTTCTGGAACTCA TGGCTATATGGCTCCAGAGTATGCAATACATGGATATCTATCGGTGAAGACCGATGTCTTTAGTTTCGGTGTATTGGTTCTGGAGATTGTCAGTGGAAGGAGAAATCATGATAGGTTTCTTGATGCAGAAAGGGCGGACTTGTTAAATTAT GCATGGAGATTATATGAAGCTGAGAAGTCATTGCATCTAGTCGATGAAAGCCTCGATAAACATTCCCGTGAAGAAGCTGCGATATGCATTCAACTGGGGCTGTTATGCTGCCAAGCTAGCGTTGCAGAAAGACCGGATATGAATGCAGTCCATCTCATGCTATCAAGCGATTCTTTCACTTTACCCAAGCCCGGGAAACCCGGAGTTCACGGCCGTGTAGGCCGGTGGACAACGGCCACTTCTACTGGATTTACTAACAATACAAACGGTAGCACCACCCAAACTGCTGCTACTACCAAGGCTGATACAACAAGTGTTTACGTTGATGAATTCTCCAGAAATTCAATTTCCTATTCGTCGATAGATGAGGGTAGATGA